From Gloeocapsa sp. DLM2.Bin57:
AAAAGGATTGCGAGCGTCTATGGGAGTGGGAGCGTCTCGCTCCCTATAGCTATATCCCTATAGCTAGATAATGAAGTCTTGCTCTGTGTTGGTATCAGGAGAATTAGTGAGCAAGATGCTCACATTCCGATGGAAAGGCGAGCGCTTATGAGAGTGGGAGCTAATAAATATGTAAGGATTCAGGGTAAATATTCACCCGAACTTGATATGAGGTGTAACAATCAGCAAAAATCACAAAAACTGTTACAGTAAGTGAAAGCATTAACTTTCAATACTTTTAGCCCATTTTACCGACAAATGCCTCATAGTAATTGTGACAGTATCAGCAAAAGAAAAAAACTCTTAGATGAATTAGGTAAACTCCCCGAAGCCATAGTCGAAAACCAAGAATGGTTATATATGTTAGAAGAAGACACCAGACATTCACTATCTATTGAGGGATATTTTGCCACCGAAGAAGAACTAAAAGCTGTATTACAAGGAAAAAAAACCCAACCAGAAATATTAAATTATTATCGTACATCTCAATTTGTTTATGATTTGGGACTACAATATTATCGAGAAGGATCAATTTTTTTGGACTTAGCTTTAATTCGGACTATTCACAGTCAATTATTAAGAGGAATTGATAAATATAGTTATTATTGCGGTAAGTTTAGAATCAGTCCAATTATTATTCATGGAGCAAAAGTAAAACCCCCAGAATTTGATCTTGAAAGTTATGTAAAAACTTTTTGTGAATATAGCAAAAATTCTTTGCAAATTTATCCTATTTTAGAAGCATTATCCCGTATTCATACCTTATTTGAAAGTATCCATCCTTTTCAAGATGGTAATGGTAGAGTTGGCAGAATTTTACTTAATTATTTAGCCATTTCCCAAGGCTATCCTCCTCTTGTGATTAAAGGATTTGAATTATCAGAAAGAACTAAGTATTATCAAGCCTTAGAACTTGCAGATATAGGTTTTCATCAGGGATTTGCCACTTCTGACTTATCAGCGATTAAAAAAAACTTAGATATGGGTGATTATAGTTTATTAAAAGAGTTATTATATTTAGGATTAAAGCCTAGATTAGAAAAAATGATTATTACTGCTTTAAGATTAAAAGAAAAACTATTAATCTTAAGAGATTTAAGTGATTATTTTCAGGTAAAAGAAACAACTTTACGTCAATGGATTAAAAGAGATAAATTAATAGCAATTAAAGAAAATAACAAACTTTATAGTCATCCTAAATTATACTTAGAATAAAATCTTTTTTTTTGGGATATATAAGAAAATCTTGAGAGCTGTTATGATGTAGTGAGCAAGATGCTCAGATTCCTACGTAAAGGATTGCGATCTTGAAAAGATCCGCGCTCGCGGTACGCTTATGGGAGTGGGAGCGAGACGCTCCCAATAGCTATATAATGAAGTCTCGCTCTCTGTTGGTATCAGGAGAAGTAGTGAGCAAGATGCTTACATTCCGATGGAAAAGGATTGTTCATGGGAGTGGGAGCGTCTCGCTCCCTGTTGATAGATAAGAAACTTGTTATGATGTAGTGAGCAAGATGCTCACATTCCAAATATAAAAATATAATTAATTAAAGATGTTTTTGTTGATAATCTAAAATGCCCTATAAAAAACCATTACCAACATTGGAAATAAAAGGCGGAATTTATTTCGTCACCTTTAACACTTATGAAAGATTAGAATTAAACGATGAAGCCAGAAAAATAGTCTTAGATTGTTGTTTACATTTTCATGAAAACCGCTATTTTTTATATATGGCAGTTATTATGTCAGATCATGTTCACCTTTTAATTAAACCTTATTCTAAATCAGAAACTGAATATTGGTCAATTGGAAGTATTTTACACAGTATAAAAAGCTATAGTGCTAAACAAATTCCCCAAGTAATGAAACATATTGGTAAAGTATGGCAAGATGGACGTTATGATATTTTAATGAAAGATCGTGAACAATTTTTAAATACATGGGAATATATTAAACAAAATCCAGTTAAAGCAAAATACGTTAATATACCAGAAAATTATCCCTTCTTATGGGAAAGTTGTTAATTCTATTTTAGTGGGAGCGTCTCGCTCCCTATAGGCATCAGGAGAAGTAGTGAGCAAGATGCTCACATTCCTATGGAAAAGGATTGCGCCTATGGGAGTGGGAGCGTCTCGCTCCCTATAGGTATATAATGAAGTCTCGCTCCCTATAGGTACATAATGAAATCTCGCTCCCTATAGACATCAGGAGAATTAGTGAGCAAGATGCTCACATTCCGATGGAAAAGGATTGCGCCCATGGGAGTGGGAGCGTCTCGCTCCCTATAGGTACATAATGAAATCTCGCTCCCTATAGGCATCAGGAGAAGTAGTGAGCAAGATGCTCACATTCCTATGGAAAAGGATTGCGCCTATGGGAGTGGGAGCGTCTCGCTCCCTATAGGTATATAATGAAGTCTCGCTCCCTATAGGTACATAATGAAATCTCGCTCCCTATAGACATCAGGAGAATTAGTGAGCAAGATGCTCACATTCCGATGGAAAAGGATTGCGCCCATGGGAGTGGGAGCGTCTCGCTCCCTATAGGTACATAATGAAATCTCGCTCCCTATAGGCATCAGGAGAAGTAGTGAGCAAGATGCTCACATTCCTATGGAAAAGGATTGTTCATGGGAGTGGGAGCGTCTCGCTCCCTATAGGTATATGTCTCGCTCCCTATTGGTATATGTCTCGCTCCCTATAGGTATATAATGAAGTCTCGCTCTCTATTGGTATCAGGTTGATAGATAAGAAAATCTCCCTCGTTAAAATATATTTAATTTAAATCAAATAAGCAACAGTTGATAAGGAAAAACCACCAATGAAAATACCCGTTAAACTCCAAGAATTACTGCAACAAGAGCAAACAACCCTGACACCATTTATTATGTTAATTGGTCAAGGTAATGTAATGTTAGACTGTTCTGGAGTAGAAAGTATAACGGCAGAACAATTAGAGCTTATTTTTGGTCAAATTACCGGAGATTGGGATTTTACTAAATTAACAGAAATAATTAATCTCGATACCCTCTCAGAAACCCTCACTAATCAACTTAAACAAAAGTTTAACCCCCCTTCAGAGTCAGAAATAACTCCCCAGACATCCCTAGAAAAAACCGATAAAATAGAGTCATTAGATATATTTAATCTCCGTAATGAAATCATTGAGGATTATCGTAGCTACATCGAAAGTTTTTTAAAAATTCGTGACCCTAAAATTAAGCAGTTTGTCGAGGACGAATTAGAAAAAGGAGAATTATGGCCAGATCCTTTGATTCAGCTTAATCCTGCTTATAAACAGGGGAAAAACGTTACCGAATTAATCACAGAAGGGATATTGCATCCCGAGACAAAACACTATTTTACTAGAAATGGCACTCCCTATACTTTTCGTTATCACCAAGAACAAGCCTTTAGAATAGCTCATCGTCAAGAAGCTTATGTGTTAACTACTGGCACAGGTTCAGGAAAAAGTATGACCTATGTTGTCCCAATTTTTGATGATTTACTGCGTCATCCAGAAATTAAGGGAGTCAGAGCAATTTTAGTCTATCCTATGAATGCTCTAATTAACTCCCAAAAGGAAGAATTTGATAAATTTCTCTCTCAAGTGCCTAATACTCATATTCGAGTCGAACAATATACAGGACAGGAAAATCTGAGCAAAAAAACCGAGATTCAAAATAATCCGCCCCAAATTATCTTAACTAACTATGTCATGTTAGAGTTAATGCTCAGTCGTACCTATGAAGAAAAATTAGTTGCTTCTGCTGATTTAAAATTCCTTGTTTTAGATGAGTTACATACTTATAGAGGTCGTCAAGGAGCAGATGTAGCTATTTTAATCCGTAAATTAAGACAAAGATGCGGTCAAAAACTGCTCTGTATTGGTACAAGTGCAACTATGTCCACCGAAGGGAAAAGAGGCGATCGCCAAAAAACTGTAGCAGAGGTGGCGAGTAAATTATTTGGGGTAGAAGTAAAACCTAATAATGTTATTGACGAAACCTTAGAACCTTCCATTAAACGCCCCTATCCCACAGTCCAAGAATTGCAATTGGTAATTAATAATCAGGGTATCCCCCCAACCCTTGGTAAAGAGGGTGAAGATCATGAAACTCTCAAAGCATTTCAAAATCATCCCTTATCAGCATGGATTGAGATGAATTTTGGTTTAGATGATGAGGATGGATATTTAATTAGACGGACTCCTATTTCTCTTTCTCAAGGGGCTTCTCAACTTGCCCAAGAAACTAATACCCCTGAAGATAAATGTTTAGCAATCCTCAAACAGATGTTTCTCTGGGGTAGTAAAACCAAAGGATTAGCTTTTCGCCTCCATCAATTTATTTCTCAAGGGGGGAGTGTCTATGCAACGGCGGAGAATGCTGAAAAACGATTTTTAACTTTAGAAGGACAATATAGCACCACAGGCAATCGCCTTTTATATCCTTTAGTATTTTGCCGAGAATGCGGACAGGAGTATTATTTTGTTCACTATGACGAAGATAGGCAAGAAGTTCGCCCCATGTTACCCAATGCTTTAGATTTTAATGGGGAAGATAACAATATTCGTGAAGGTTATCTAACCCCCGATGAACCTGATTTATGGGATGAAATTACAGATCTCGATCGCCTTCCTGAATCTTGGTTTAAAGAAACAAAACGAGAAGGAAGAGTAGTCAGCAAAGAATATCAAGACTTTATCCCCCGTAAATTGCAGATATTACCCCAAGGTAAAATTACTACTTCTTTACTCAAGGGTACAAGTTATTGGTTTATTCCTAAACCCTTTCTCACCTGTCTTAATTGTGGCGTAGTTCATGATCGCAAAAAGAACGAATTTACCAAATTAACTCGTCTGAGTAGTGAAGGACGTAGCACAACAACTACTTTACTCTGTTTATCCACTGTTAATCGCTTACGCCAAAGTCCAGCTATTGCTGATACAGCGCAAAAAATTCTGAGTTTTACGGATAATCGTCAAGATGCTTCCTTACAAGCAGGTCATTTTAACGACTTTGTGCAAACTAGCTTACTTAGATCTGCCCTTAATAGTGCTTTAAAAGAACAAAAAACCCTTACCCATCAAGAGTTAGCTCAAGAAGTAGTCGCCAAAATGGGTTTATCGCAACAAGATTACGCCAAGCAACCAGCAGAATATGAAGGAGCACCAGGGAAAAGAAGAAACGAACAAGTATTCCGTAATTTAATTGAATATCGTCTTTATGAAGACTTAAGAAAAGGATGGCGAATTGTTCAACCCAATTTAGAGCAATGTGGTTTATTGGCGATCGAATATGAAGGATTAAAAGAAATATGTCAAGTTCAGGAATTTTGGCAAAAACAGAACCATCCTTTACTTGTACAAGCCACACCGGATCAACGTTATAGCATTATTCAAACTGTTCTCAATCAACTACGCAAAGAATTAGTCTTAGATGCTGATTTATTGCAACCCGAACAAGTAGAAAAATTGAAACGAGAAGTACGACAAGCAATTAAAGAGCCTTGGACATTTGATGAATATGAATATTTACATGAAGCTCGTTGGGCATCTTTAACAGCTTTCAGGAAGGGTAAAAATATTGCTAAATTGACTCCTAGAAGTAAAATAGCTCAATTTTTGCGTTCTCCTAATACTTGGCATAATAGACAATATCCCCTTCCTGAAACCGAATATGACGAACTCATTAGAGCATTAATTAACGCTTTAGCAGATGCAGGTTATTTATTGAAAGACAATGATCAAGTGCAATTGCGGATTGACTCTCTGATTTGGAAAGCAGAAAAAGTAACCAGTATTCCCCTAGATCTTATGACATCTAAAAGGTTACAAGGAAGTGAAGAAACAGAAATTGAAGTTAATCACTTTTTTCAAAACTTTTATGACTCCAGTAATTTAAGTACCCAAAACTTAGAAGGGAGAGAACATACCGGACAAGTTAAAAATGAACAACGTCAACAAAGAGAAGATAGTTTCCGTCAAGGAGAATTATCAGCTTTATTTTGTTCCCCCACTATGGAGTTAGGCATTGATATAGCGGATCTCAATGTAGTTCATATGCGTAATGTGCCCCCTAGCCCTGCTAATTATGCTCAACGTAGTGGTAGGGCTGGACGTAGTGGGCAAGAAGCACTAGTAATTACTTATGCTGCGGTTGGTAGTGGACATGATCAATACTTCTTCAAAAGACAAGAACAAATGGTAGCCGGAGTTGTTGTTCCCCCTAAATTAGAATTAGGTAATCAAGATTTAATTAAGTCTCATCTTCATTCTATCTGGTTAGCTCATACAGGGTTATATTTAGACAACTCCATGAATCAAATTTTAGATTTAGAAGTAGAAGGCTATCCTCTCAAAGAGACTGTTAAAAATCAATTGTCTTTAACTCCATCTCAATTACAAGATTGTTTTGAGGCAACGAAGCTGATTTTAGAAGATTTATTCTGCCAACAAGATTTAGCCAAAGCATCTTGGTATAATGAAGACTGGCTAAAGGTTACCTTAGATAATGCTTTAATTAGTTTTGACCGAGGGTGCGATCGCTGGAGAAAACTTTATCAAGATGCCGTGAAACAATTACAATCGTCTCGTGAAGTAATCGATCGCTCAGCCACAGGAGGGACAACAAAAGAAGAAAGAAGTAATGCTGAAGCCTTGCAAAGAGAAGCGCAAAGACAAATTGATTTACTCGTAGGGCAAATTAAACAAGGGAAAAATCAAAGTCAATTGGAATTTTATCCCTATCGTTATTTTGCCTCAGAAGGATTTCTTCCAGGTTATAACTTTCCTCGTCTTCCGGTGAGGGCTTATATTCCTACGGGAGATGAAGGGGAATTTATTTCCCGTCCTCGTGTAGTGGCGATTAGAGAATTTGCCCCACAAAATATTGTTTATTATGAGGGCAGTAAATTTCAACTAAATAAAACTCGTATTCCCGTCAGAGGGATTGAAAGTGCTTATCAAAGAGTTGCTTTTTGTCCTAATTGTGGTTATTTTCATACAGGAGATGATTGGTTAAGGGATTTATGTGAAAATTGTCAAACCAAAATTACTCCTGATAGTTATGGAAATCCAGCTAAATTAAATCGAGTTCTCAACATGGATACTATGTTAACTCGCAGAAGAGAACGTATAACTTGCGATGAGGAAGAAAGACTTAAGTATGGCTACAATATTACCACTCATTTTCGTTTCAATGGCGGTAAGCAAGAATTAGCCACTGTTATTACTGATGATGGTAGTCAAATCATGGAGTTAACCTATGGAGATACTGCCAATGTTTGGCGTATTAATCGAGGTTTAAAAAATAGTCAAGAAAGAGGTTTCAAGCTCAATGTTACTACTGGTGTTTGGGGTGAGGCGAAAACTCAAGAAGATATAAATATCTTACAAACAGAAGTGCATTTATTAGTGGAAGACACCTGTAATGTTTTGTTGGTGAAACCCTTACAAATTCCTGAAGATAACTCAGAATCATTTTTAGCCAGTTTTCAATATGCCCTAGAAAGAGCTATTCAGGGAGTCTATAAATTAGAAGAAAATGAATTAGCATCAGAGCGTTTAGGACAAGGACAGTATATTTTATTTTGGGAAGCATCCGAAGGGGGTGCAGGAGTTTTATCTCAGATACTCGAAGATAAAAACGCTTTGCCAAAATTAGCCGCAGAAGCCCTTGATATTTGCCATTTTACACAACCAAAAGAAAGCTGTAGCCAAGCCTGTTATGAATGTTTGTTATCCTATCGCAATCAATTTGATCACCCGTTATTAAACCGCAATGTTATCCATCCTTACTTAGAACAACTGCTCAATAGTAACATCGAGCGTCATAGTCAAGGTGATTCCCGTGAGGTGCAATATCAAAAATTATTAGCTCAAACTGATCCTAATTCAGATTTTGAAAGAGAGTTTTTAGCCGAATTATATCAACAAGGAATTAAACTCCCTGATGCTGCTCAAATGTTAATTCCTGAAGTCAATGTTAAACCTGACTTTGTTTATATAGATGCCAAAGTCGCTATTTTCTGTGATGGTAGTATTCATGATCATCCTGAACAACAAGAAGGCGATCGTATTCAAAGAGAAAATCTGAAATATGATGCCAACTTTCATGTACTAGTTTTTCGCT
This genomic window contains:
- a CDS encoding Fic family protein gives rise to the protein MPHSNCDSISKRKKLLDELGKLPEAIVENQEWLYMLEEDTRHSLSIEGYFATEEELKAVLQGKKTQPEILNYYRTSQFVYDLGLQYYREGSIFLDLALIRTIHSQLLRGIDKYSYYCGKFRISPIIIHGAKVKPPEFDLESYVKTFCEYSKNSLQIYPILEALSRIHTLFESIHPFQDGNGRVGRILLNYLAISQGYPPLVIKGFELSERTKYYQALELADIGFHQGFATSDLSAIKKNLDMGDYSLLKELLYLGLKPRLEKMIITALRLKEKLLILRDLSDYFQVKETTLRQWIKRDKLIAIKENNKLYSHPKLYLE
- a CDS encoding DEAD/DEAH box helicase — encoded protein: MKIPVKLQELLQQEQTTLTPFIMLIGQGNVMLDCSGVESITAEQLELIFGQITGDWDFTKLTEIINLDTLSETLTNQLKQKFNPPSESEITPQTSLEKTDKIESLDIFNLRNEIIEDYRSYIESFLKIRDPKIKQFVEDELEKGELWPDPLIQLNPAYKQGKNVTELITEGILHPETKHYFTRNGTPYTFRYHQEQAFRIAHRQEAYVLTTGTGSGKSMTYVVPIFDDLLRHPEIKGVRAILVYPMNALINSQKEEFDKFLSQVPNTHIRVEQYTGQENLSKKTEIQNNPPQIILTNYVMLELMLSRTYEEKLVASADLKFLVLDELHTYRGRQGADVAILIRKLRQRCGQKLLCIGTSATMSTEGKRGDRQKTVAEVASKLFGVEVKPNNVIDETLEPSIKRPYPTVQELQLVINNQGIPPTLGKEGEDHETLKAFQNHPLSAWIEMNFGLDDEDGYLIRRTPISLSQGASQLAQETNTPEDKCLAILKQMFLWGSKTKGLAFRLHQFISQGGSVYATAENAEKRFLTLEGQYSTTGNRLLYPLVFCRECGQEYYFVHYDEDRQEVRPMLPNALDFNGEDNNIREGYLTPDEPDLWDEITDLDRLPESWFKETKREGRVVSKEYQDFIPRKLQILPQGKITTSLLKGTSYWFIPKPFLTCLNCGVVHDRKKNEFTKLTRLSSEGRSTTTTLLCLSTVNRLRQSPAIADTAQKILSFTDNRQDASLQAGHFNDFVQTSLLRSALNSALKEQKTLTHQELAQEVVAKMGLSQQDYAKQPAEYEGAPGKRRNEQVFRNLIEYRLYEDLRKGWRIVQPNLEQCGLLAIEYEGLKEICQVQEFWQKQNHPLLVQATPDQRYSIIQTVLNQLRKELVLDADLLQPEQVEKLKREVRQAIKEPWTFDEYEYLHEARWASLTAFRKGKNIAKLTPRSKIAQFLRSPNTWHNRQYPLPETEYDELIRALINALADAGYLLKDNDQVQLRIDSLIWKAEKVTSIPLDLMTSKRLQGSEETEIEVNHFFQNFYDSSNLSTQNLEGREHTGQVKNEQRQQREDSFRQGELSALFCSPTMELGIDIADLNVVHMRNVPPSPANYAQRSGRAGRSGQEALVITYAAVGSGHDQYFFKRQEQMVAGVVVPPKLELGNQDLIKSHLHSIWLAHTGLYLDNSMNQILDLEVEGYPLKETVKNQLSLTPSQLQDCFEATKLILEDLFCQQDLAKASWYNEDWLKVTLDNALISFDRGCDRWRKLYQDAVKQLQSSREVIDRSATGGTTKEERSNAEALQREAQRQIDLLVGQIKQGKNQSQLEFYPYRYFASEGFLPGYNFPRLPVRAYIPTGDEGEFISRPRVVAIREFAPQNIVYYEGSKFQLNKTRIPVRGIESAYQRVAFCPNCGYFHTGDDWLRDLCENCQTKITPDSYGNPAKLNRVLNMDTMLTRRRERITCDEEERLKYGYNITTHFRFNGGKQELATVITDDGSQIMELTYGDTANVWRINRGLKNSQERGFKLNVTTGVWGEAKTQEDINILQTEVHLLVEDTCNVLLVKPLQIPEDNSESFLASFQYALERAIQGVYKLEENELASERLGQGQYILFWEASEGGAGVLSQILEDKNALPKLAAEALDICHFTQPKESCSQACYECLLSYRNQFDHPLLNRNVIHPYLEQLLNSNIERHSQGDSREVQYQKLLAQTDPNSDFEREFLAELYQQGIKLPDAAQMLIPEVNVKPDFVYIDAKVAIFCDGSIHDHPEQQEGDRIQRENLKYDANFHVLVFRYDEDWHSKVNILNSF
- a CDS encoding transposase; the encoded protein is MPYKKPLPTLEIKGGIYFVTFNTYERLELNDEARKIVLDCCLHFHENRYFLYMAVIMSDHVHLLIKPYSKSETEYWSIGSILHSIKSYSAKQIPQVMKHIGKVWQDGRYDILMKDREQFLNTWEYIKQNPVKAKYVNIPENYPFLWESC